The segment TTGAATCTAACCAAGAAATCATATTGATCATCAAGCTTAGCTAATATCAGGAACTGTGAATAAATTAATGACACTCACACAAACAGAAATAACTTTAACAATGCactgaaaaatcaaataaataaataaataaaaataaaaagtctacAAGAACCTCAACAACGCACTGAAAAACgaaaactttaaacaaaacccacttttttttggactcattattgttgtttcctttttctgcTAAGATGAAAAGATGACCTGTGACAATGGCAGTGAGACCAGTCCCATCAATCCCTTCTGTAACTTCCTCAGCTGTAGTAGAAGCTGAAAACCCAGATGGCCCTTTTCTGTTAAACAaccacatctctctctctctctctctctctgaaaagtAACcgattgtattttgttttattttcgtGGGGAAATGCacaaatgcaaatttttttttttttttttttttttgggcttgtaggCCCTCATTCATCGATTTTGTTTGGAGAAATCTataaacacacaaaataaataaaataattgataaaacTTAAGTGGGTtaatggtaaataaaaaaaaaatgatattagcgGTAGACCCAAATGAGAACCGGTACAAATTTAACACATCAACAGAAGTTAAAAATGTAgtcaaaattttttgtgtatatactatatagcatttctcttttgtttggGTATCTGCCAAGGTCTTGTATTGTCACACTCACATGTGAGACCAaacaattcaattaaattttgatttaagttgatttttttattatttagagttttgagttattttgattttaacatttttaattttcaaatttttccttttaattatgcatatttgattctatttttattttagccgTGTTGTCCATTCCATTAGTAATTTGACCGCTCATAATATGTTTTACTAGCTACAATAGTGAAATTATATCATTCCACAACATTATAGCTTATAAGATTTCTCAATCCTCGGCACAAATGAGAACTTTAAGTCctcctttttcctcttttcatGTATAGTGAAGTCAAAAAGAATTCCTGTTTATCACTATAGGGATAAGGGCTCAAGATCATATATTGGGCTTTGGACTTTTTCTGAGGACATAGAATGGTTCGAGGAAGAACAAATAGTTGTTAGGGATTCTAATTTGAAGTCTTATGAGTAAGGAACGAATGGAAGGTGGTCCAAGGAGGAACTCCTTctcggatatgatgaatgcaGCTTAAGTATCTATTCTAACAATTAGAATGACTCTCTAGGAAGTTCCAATGATAAGGACgtgcctcatgaacatacgagaaggaaggaaacttaaaaatatctaaggaaaagctgctaccactgcattaaatgcactgcagctacttttctagccacatttatgtgaagaagtcctctgaacagtgctgcattggctaccacaactcacagaaagccaaagagggtgtctaatggaacaggtactcaagtaagggctcaaatgatcaacaagtgtaggatcaagatggtccaaagggaactatataatgtaagagaccctccatgagaaaGAGATcggaaaaatagaaagagaacactgtagcaatttAAATTGTCTTTGTATCCAATTGTGATCAATTTATACAAGTGTGACCTTCTCGAATTGAAAGTCCATTGATATTAGAAcatcttatttgtgtttgattgtcatttaatccagtactagccgttgtccaactcattacggcctagttctttgacccactctctacaaattaattgtactgggttcatcagaccaagatctcatacatcttgggcttgggccataaattgtgtccttacaatcaCCATTAATCACTTCAATTGAACATTGCCTTTTCAATAACAAACCAAGAGAAGCCTAATtcctaaccattttttttaatattcctGGATTGCTTATTTCCGCTATGTTAAGCTTTTATAACTTTATCTAGAGTCTTATAACTCAACTAGTTAGCACCTCCCGATATTTCTAATAAAGACATTTAGATTTCAAATCCTCCCTCCATCGTTGTAACTATCATTGCTTTTGTAACATTTCACACCTTATTTTTCAGGGTTCAAAAGCTTGACGTTTCTCACCATCTTTTCCATCCAGCAAGAAATGTCCCATTTACATCCAGGTATACCATACCAGGCCCACCCATATGTTCACCTTTGATCCATGCCCTATCCACATTAGCTTTAGTACATTTCTTGGTTGAGTAGGTTGCATTTGGAGCATAACTTTTCCGTTGAACCGTTGgaatataaaatattgaattattccaaaaaaaaaaaaattatggaatatatatataagacttGTGGTTGGGGGGTTTCTAAggtaaataaacttttttttttaataatttaatagttgggGAATGAGAGATTTAAATCCAAGATGACTTCGTTAGAAACATCAAAAGATGTCAACTAgttaagttacaagactcttgacgTAAATAAACTAGAACGGCATAAACTATAAATACATTTATACAACACCAATTGgtttaatataaaagaaaaacaccaaTCAACATCTGACCCTCAAAAAGAAAGATCATTTATTGGCTTGATCATAGAATTGTCACGctccaataaaatatatatggtgAGTACCATACAGTTAAACACAGCTACTACACCTTTCAATATTCATGTCTTAATTTGGCATGAAATCAGAACTTAAGTATACATTTTGCTAGAATTCTTTCAGAATTTAGATACAAGGACATGACAAATGTACTTGAAATAGGTTATTTAACTATATATTCTTAGTAAAGAAGAATAGCAATCTGTGATGAATACTGGTACATCATTTAATCAAGTTCATGCTGAAATCCCAGAGTTTCTTTGCCAACTCGCTGTCCCTACCTTGTGTACTTGCCTTGGATAGGTTACTGTCCGAAAAGTACTCGCCACTCACCCCCTTGACTTGAGGATGAAGTGCCACGTAGCATGTTGTCGCAGCTCCCTATGATCATATTTGAGATCATAAACATCAAAATCAGaagcaagaatatatgtacATATTGATAGTGAATGCTTATTCAAAGTTACCAAAACTATGCAGAAGTAGAATATCTGTGAAGtgacttcaaaattttattcattctgGTGGAAACTAAGACCATGAGCAATTAACATTATCAGACAAGGCATGTTTCACTATAATGGTAATGGCATCTTGCACAATAAGGTTACTATATTTTTATGAGGCATAACTTCGAAAGAAAAGTAAGTTCATTgtgaataaatatattttgctTTCAAGGAATAAACAATTTTGTACAACAAACAGAAGATTGTTGagtttaaaaaaatcttgtattCCAGGTTTTCATAATACGTAAAGGATAAGTTGGGAAAGCCATTAACTTTTCAAAGAGGAccatattttgggacatcctaaAATGAAATGGAAGAATAAAAATAAGGGACAGAGAAAGTAtgtccaccccccccccccccccccacccccaattAACCCCTTTCCTTCACTGGCATCCACCATAGACAAAATTAAGAAACTGCAAAAGgttcaagatttaaaaaaaaaaaatcaattacttatTCAAcagaaaattgattaaaaatttaaagcCAACGTGAACGCCTTATTGTGGTTTCTGCATGATGTGCACAAGATTCATATGTCTTAATTGATTAAGCTAACAGATCCAATTAAAATACTGCTTACCTGCTGAACATTTTTAAGCACAAATCTACCAAGCGTATTAACAATACCTGCATCAAAATAAAGATAGCCATAAATCCATGATATTTCCATCAAATTCATCAGCCAAAGTAGTCATGTATGATATATCAAATCTACACATGCTAATGTAGGACACCTCCATGTCAAGACCTTCTACATTTATGAAAAGGAGTCAAGAATTGGTGtcccaaacaacaaaaacatcTTTAGCAAAGTGGTTTCAAGGACAACAGAAAAGGCAATACATGAAAACATGTAGGAACTGCTGCATAATTTCCAAATCTATGTCAAGATGTGTTTTACATGTATGGCCATGTTTTGTCAAAGAAGCAAATATCCGTAGGATTGAAATAAAATACAGAATTTGTTCCATGTTATCCAGTTTCACCACATATTACTATACTACATGCCTGCATTGACATTTTTCAATGCAAGTGACCTATCTTCAGCCCAATAATaccaaaaaacacataaaaattaggACAACATTCATTAAAGTAGGTACCATTCATAATGTTGCTCTGACGAAAAAGATTAGTGGCAATTGCTCCTGGGTGAAGTGAATTTGCAGTTATTTCCACCCCATCATCCTGCCGAAGAAACAACCAACAATATTATGGATTCTGTTTTAACATGACTACCTTCATACGGACAGGGTGATTAGTATGTATAGGTGTATTTATATGTCtgaaaaatatatgtaaatctGATATTCTCAATGCTCTGTCAAGGACCATTTTCCCTTTTCCATGGGAAGGGTGTATAAATTATGACAGGTAATTGGACAATGATGAATGATATGGAGAATATGAATAACATTGGTGTGATCTATACTTGTTAATAGTGAGTTGCAGGTTCATGTCTAAACTGCAGGAGTAGGTAAAAggttcaacaaataaaaaacttcaGAAAAATCTCACTTCAGAAAGTTCATTTCTAATTGGCAACATTTCACAAAATATATTCCAGTTGTTCAAAAAGCATAAGCTGCTAGTGCACGGTgaatatattaattttgaaacACAATATGCTAGACTCTTGACAGTCAATTTGAAGTTTCCCTTGCAGTTCACCATTGTAATTCTCTTCAAAGACTTGTGGATACCTCAATTAACAAAGAATGAAACATGATACTCTTAAGTTAGTAACTAAATAAAGGCttcaaaaaatgattaaatgcTCAGAAGTCAGAAGACAATCATTGGATAAAAGAAgcattttcaaattaattatggGCCACATAGCCTGTTAGTCATCAAAGGCTTGCATTGTTCATAATacttatggggaaaaaaaaaaaggcttgcaTTCTACATAGAGCAAGGATTTACACTGCAGACAAAATATAAGGTACAAAAGGGGTCCACATAAACCCTCACCTTGTCTTCCTAACAATTCACTATGGTCTTTCCCTTCAAAGGCTTACGGTTATCTAAACTAATAAAGAATGGAACCATGGTACCATTAAGTCACTAACTAATAAAggacttgtaaaaaaattatatgctcACCATTCAGAATACAATAATGGATAACTGAAGCACTTTATCCAATGCATAAGTTGATAGAGTTGTAGCTATATTGTTAAAAAACCTGCTACCTTCTCAGTGTTCATTCTACACTTAGAAGCAGGGAACAGATAAATCCATTGGGAAATCCAATAATATGTTTGATCATTATACCAAGAGTCAGTTGCCTTAGCAAGAATCGAGAATAGCAGAGATAAGAAGCTATAGCTGAAATATGTATCAGATGacaaagaaatttcaaaatgaattttataattcagGATACTAATAAAACATGAGATCCTTAGAAGAAAAACATGTGAGATAATGTTTCTTAGAGTGAGCTAATGATCATACATAATAGCAATCAATAATGTTGAGCTTATACAGTTGCCTAAAACTCAGTAAATTTTTAAGAGAGTGCCCTGCATGAACTCTTTTAATGTTAATACATAATCTATTTCACTGATATTTGCAGAGAAGTTTATATACCTTGATAGTTCTCGCAAGCTCATTTGCATGCAAAACATTGGAAAGCTTTGATTGGCCATATGCAGCAAAACTGCTATACCTGTACTTAAGCAAGCCCAAACACACAAATTCATGGAAAATTCTCTTGTCAACATATACCTTCATAatgaaacacaaaatttaaatataccAATCAACTAGAATGTGCAGAAGTACACAGATGGGTGTCAAATCCAATGTGACTACAACACATTATTTAAATCCTCATTTTGACACTGTTAGATATGTAAGGTAACATACTTATCAGACCCTGAACTCCAACAATTATGTCTTCGATTCACACCATATAAGGATGATCCAACAATTAATAAGACTGCTATGATTAGGTAATTAGTTAACAAATGCATCCACGGAAATTGGACTTACTATCATGGATGGAAAAGCTTGATAAGTCATGAACTGTGTCAAAtcttaaaggggaaaaaagctTCTCTTCATTTTTGGGTAGTGTTATAATTGACTTGATGATACATGATCTATTTTGTCAAGCAGGATAGAATACCAAAGCAGGGCTACTGTCTGATACCGTGGTAAAAATCTCAGTCTGTAAAGAGCATGTGTGCAAATTCAAATATCGAAAACAgccacttaataaaattttttttaccatatcAGCCCTCCTAAGTCCTCACTTTGAAGGGACTAACAATAAGAAATGGTCTTTAGGCTATAATATCAATGTGATAGATGTGCAGCATATAAAAGcaatcaatttaaaataaattatgtatctagaaaatgaaaaaataacaacaacaataacaaagccatattctccaaacttgGGGGTCAGCTGTGTAcctagaaaatgaaaatgaaaatgatgagGAAAATCTCTGGAAACTTAATAAGTGGCTCTTGTAGTGAGCTACAACCACAAAATTTGGGAGTTTCAGGTCTTTGGAGGATGTAAGAAATGAAGAGCACCAGCTTTTAGACCAGAGACACACTTGTAATTTTTTCCGAAGGAACTAATTGAGCACACTAAAGTGCTGACTTGCTGATGGTCATGGAATACTATCATAAAGTAGAATTAAATGACAGTTCAGGTTATGGCTAAATAGTATTACCCagatttatcatttaatttatCAAAACGGATTCCTTCACGGTATGAGAACCTATGAGCCTCTGAGGACACATTGACAATTCTTCCTTCTTTGCGACTTTTACGAGATGTTTTTTTCATATTCTCCAACAAAAGATTGGTCAAAAGAAAATGACCTGCAAGCaccataaaagataaaataaggATTTAGCCTGCTCCCATATTATTCAATTGATGCATCTAAATAGACTATATATGTGTTATGTATGAACTGTCACCCGATTCtatgtgcaaaaaaattatggcCGGGGAGGTTATCTTGCTttcttgattgttttttattctaattaaatttccAAACTTAAAGAACTACCAAATTGTATCTCAAAACTTCAAAATTGGAAACAACTTAGACTGACAAATGAATTTTTCACcagagggagggggggggggggggtgaggggGTGATGGTTGGATTCAGTCAGAGGTGATTTTAAATGCTGCTTAAGAACATTAAATTAACAGAAAATATTCTGTGATAAATGCAACATACCTAAGTGATTCGTTGCAAACTGTAGTTCTATGTTGTCTTTGGAGAGCATGAATGGTGTTGCCATAACTCCTGCATTGTTACTTAAAACAAAGAAGACAAAATTAATACTTCTTGTATAATACCTTGAACTAAGGATGCTTAAGAGACAGACACAACTATTTTCAAGGATGTAGACTTGGGGTCGGGGGGAGAAGaggggttttttgtgttttgggctTGGGGGGAGAGGGGAGAGGGGAGGGGGGTGATCAGTGCAATAGTAAGACACATCTAAGCTAGTACAAGCAAAATGTGGAATAGCAGCTACCATTACAGCTTCAGTTTTGATCTTACATTAGGATGTTCAGAGGAAGACCAGATGAATTGAAATCTGATGCAAATTTCTTCACAGACGCCTTTGAACTAAGATCTAACTCCATGGCATCGACTTTAGCTGTAGGGATTTCCTTAACTATTGCTTCTTTGGCATCTTTACCAGCAACCATATTCCTGACCCCCATAATTACATGGACACCACGCAATGCAAGAACCCTTGTAGTTTCAGTGCCAATACCACTGGATGCTCCTGTAATTGGTGTCCACAAGCAGCAAGCACACAGTTAAGTGCATGTAGCAGAtgcttttgaaaatatataattatatatctaaaatgatgtgttaaaatgCTGGCACTTTTTTGTGTAACTGTTAACTAAAATCTACAGCAAGCATTCACAGAAAATTCTCATTAAGTCAAAGACCACATAAATAGATTTCAATTCCACTAATTTAAATAGTTCAGAACTTAGGACTCTTATATATTTATCTAGACAAGTAATCAACTGATCAAACAAGTAACTATGGCTCCTATTGCTATCTTAGAAAAGCAGAATGAAATCCTGCAGGGAACCCCGGTTGACTTTGTTCATTCATTATAACAATATAATTACTTTGTTAGCAACAAGTCTGCCTTAATTCAAAGTTATGCAAGGCGGAAAAATCCTATTATAGGTATGCTGTTTCACAAACAGTAAATTGGGTTTGCCAAGGTTCATAATCAAGAACACCTCTTTTGGTTTGGGGGtttctctttaggtttttccttttgagtCCTCCCTTTGTCCTACCTTACTTGTTTTTGCCATGAGGCATGTCTCTTTGCCATTGGAActgtaatttttctcattttttggaACCTCATACAGTCTCAATTAATGGGTCTTAATTTCAGCTGCTTTGGTACATTTTTAGTTTGTCTCATTTTAAGGTGGGGTAcacttttaagtttttattcttagctagtatttatcaaaaaataatcatCCTCATATACCACCATGGAAACATGTCTTTTCCTAATAaccttttccaaaaataaacaacaatcataCTTATTcttaagtaaaaatataatccaatgtTTAATTATTGACTACAAAGACAAGGTATATTCAGtatcagaaaaaagaaaacatagatGCATTTGTCATCTTTCCCAAACGGTTTGGGAAAAAAAGGGTGAGGAAAAAAGTAATGCAATTCATGATGCTCAAAATCATCCAAATAATCTAATTAACAGTGCAGATTTACTCAAGTTCACATtggtatgagagagagagagagagagagatgatgatgatatatACTGATGATTAGGCAAATATTAACACGGTAGCTTGACAAAACCTTGCTAAGGATTAGTCAAAACTTCCACCAACCAACATGACATAGTAATCTaagattattttaaaagaaaaaatagaaggaATTCCCATGTGCAATCTGATTTCAATGGGTCATTACTTTCTTTTCAACTCAAGACACACCAAACTCCAAACTCATCACTTGTGGCACTTCATGGCATACAGTCAATGTTCAGTCATGGCTTTTAGCCAAATTTCATTGTTGAAACCttctaaaaattgaccaaaccAAGTGCTATATTTAAAGAGATACTCTCCCCCTACTCTTATCCTTGGTACCAAACTCACTCATCAACACGTGCCAAACCCCCCGACCCCATTCCCAGTGCCTCATCAAAAACActaaattttgttgttgaaacCTTTTAAAAATTGACCACACCTAACAGAAATGGACCCTTACCTGAAACCAATtaaggaagagagaagaattaacttcaaaaacataaaagcaaCTGAATTTGTTGATAAATGATAACTACCATGCACTTATAACATCCTCAAATGAAACTTTGTTATACTCTAGTTATCACAATAAATAATCCAAGACACATAGtatacaacaaaatttattcaCTCTCTATCCATTCATGCATaacaaggaaaaacaaattctcaaaattatttcacctaacaattatcaaataaaaaacaaaacccatattttttattacatcaaaatttaaagaaaaaaaaaacagaacatgGACCTGTAACAATAGCAGTGAGACCAGTCCCATCAACCCCTTGAGTAACATCTTCAGCtgtggaagaagatgaaaacCCAGATGGCCCTTTTCTGTTAAAAGGCCAcattctctctcaatttgtgtgtgtgtgtgtgtgtgtatgtttgtcTCTCTCTATAATTTTGAGAGTCTCACACAAACAACCAGGGTTGCTTGGCTATAAAAAAGACGGATCAGAAACGGTAGCTTTGAAAGTGACAGTTGTAGTTGTAGTTGGTAACGTACAGTTACACGCAGGAAAGGAAATTTGCTAATGTTACTGTATTTGGTCTGGTGGACTTCATGCTGCCAACCCACGctctttatttctctctttgattggGGACCATGCAACGTTTCTAATCTACTGCTGACACTGGATCATTTCCCTGTATCACACTGAtttctaatttaatatatttttttattcctagaaTTTTAACTTATGTTGTCTATCTACGGtgattttgcttttatataCCAATGGATAGACTATAACAATTAAGCTATAAAACGGAACCTTTCTAATTTGGCATTTGGATGCTTTTTTGTTTGACAAGATAGATGCCTATATTAGAAAATACGAATATTTTTTGTGgacaatataaatatagatttatatttatacactatacatatttttaaagcTAGTTTCactttattgaaataaaaaaatgacaaaatttgattacaaaCTTAGTTATAGTTTAAGGCTataacttcttaaaaaaaaaaaaaaaaaattagtgttgCTACATATTTTGGAACTCTAaggatccgtttggatacaactgaaaactgaaaatattgtaacaaaataatttttaaatgtgtgaatagtaccgtgggacccatttttaatgaaaaagttattaaaaagtGATGTTTGTGAgtcccgtgaatagtgcacccatgcactgttcacggggaAAAGTCAACATTcatggctaaaaaaaaaaacgcgaCGCAGGAACGTAGGAAATGCAGAATCCAAACCGCACCTAATTGTTGgattgaattttatttagaCTCTTAACacacatcaaattttgtgtcaatcagattttatttactatatatgatcgataaatttattttttatccataattttagactacaaaaacttgtaatttaaacaattaatttatGACATAATAATTGATCTTTaatcttttataattttgtaaatattgagagtataagaagaaaatataatccaaataataaatttattaaaattcacatctaataaaaaaatattgaatgagaCTGTAGTTTAAAACTACAATATaagtgataaataaataaacaggaGTTATCATGTGATGTGGTGGAAACCATTAGGCTATGGTCCTATCATCATATTTGATGCAGTCTTTTTTTGACCCTATCATAAATACTCCTTAAGCTTTAATTGAATGTTTTgtaatttgtacttttttttttttttttgagaaggatgtAATTTGTACTTGGATACACGTTAATGGGaccaatataaatttattgtagaTTCTTATATCTTGTCAATTGTCATTGCGTGAAATTCTCAACCGTTTGCTCTCAGCCTCACATTCTCATACGTGGATAAATTTCTGtccatttctttctcttttttctccaatttttcACTTTTGCTCTGATGTGAAAACCTAACATAAGCTCTAAACACCGCAATTTCTCAATCCATGTTACCATCACCGGTTGCGTATTGATGAATTGCTTTTTGTTGTTAACTTCTTATTTGTTTACATGTTTAATCACATAAATCCATCAAAATTGTTAAAAGt is part of the Quercus robur chromosome 9, dhQueRobu3.1, whole genome shotgun sequence genome and harbors:
- the LOC126698165 gene encoding short-chain dehydrogenase TIC 32, chloroplastic-like, whose product is MWPFNRKGPSGFSSSSTAEDVTQGVDGTGLTAIVTGASSGIGTETTRVLALRGVHVIMGVRNMVAGKDAKEAIVKEIPTAKVDAMELDLSSKASVKKFASDFNSSGLPLNILINNAGVMATPFMLSKDNIELQFATNHLGHFLLTNLLLENMKKTSRKSRKEGRIVNVSSEAHRFSYREGIRFDKLNDKSGYSSFAAYGQSKLSNVLHANELARTIKDDGVEITANSLHPGAIATNLFRQSNIMNGIVNTLGRFVLKNVQQGAATTCYVALHPQVKGVSGEYFSDSNLSKASTQGRDSELAKKLWDFSMNLIK